A DNA window from Mycobacterium sp. IDR2000157661 contains the following coding sequences:
- a CDS encoding lysophospholipid acyltransferase family protein: MDDASAETRYDPSGWDPASTRKLLAAARPVGKLWFRWEVRGMETFPHTGGALAVSNHSGGILTLDTVTFSSAFYDRFGYDRPVLTLGHDALFAGPLGDWVSRIGLVPAHRAVATQALQSGAVVLVFPGGVYDAYRPTLKANEIDFNGRTGYVATAVAAGTPIVPVVSIGGQQSQLFLTRGTRLAKRLGLKRFRSDILPISVGFPFGVSAVVPVNVPLPTKIVTQVLEPIDVMAQFGRDPDIAEVDIHVRAVMQRALDELAEQRRLPVLG; the protein is encoded by the coding sequence ATGGACGACGCCAGTGCTGAAACGCGATACGACCCGTCCGGCTGGGATCCTGCCTCGACCCGAAAACTGTTGGCCGCCGCGCGGCCGGTCGGCAAGCTGTGGTTCCGCTGGGAGGTCCGCGGTATGGAGACATTCCCGCACACCGGGGGTGCGCTGGCCGTGTCCAACCACTCGGGCGGCATTCTCACCCTCGATACGGTGACCTTCAGTAGCGCGTTCTACGACCGGTTCGGCTACGACCGACCCGTGCTCACGCTGGGGCACGACGCATTGTTCGCCGGCCCGCTCGGCGACTGGGTGTCACGTATCGGACTCGTTCCCGCCCACCGGGCGGTCGCCACCCAGGCGCTGCAATCGGGCGCGGTCGTGTTGGTCTTCCCGGGAGGTGTCTACGACGCCTATCGACCGACGCTGAAAGCGAACGAGATCGACTTCAACGGCCGCACCGGCTATGTGGCCACCGCCGTGGCGGCGGGCACGCCCATCGTCCCTGTCGTGTCGATCGGGGGTCAGCAGAGTCAACTGTTCCTCACCCGCGGCACTCGGCTGGCGAAACGGCTCGGCCTCAAGCGGTTCCGCTCGGACATCCTGCCGATCTCCGTGGGGTTCCCGTTCGGAGTCAGTGCGGTCGTTCCGGTCAATGTCCCGTTGCCCACGAAGATCGTCACGCAGGTGTTGGAGCCGATCGACGTGATGGCACAGTTCGGCCGAGACCCTGACATCGCCGAGGTGGACATCCACGTTCGAGCGGTCATGCAGCGCGCGCTGGACGAACTCGCCGAACAACGGCGACTTCCGGTGCTGGGATGA
- a CDS encoding WS/DGAT/MGAT family O-acyltransferase — MKRLNGMDALLLYSETPNVHSHTLKIAILSTADPASGADFEAFRRSFQRRLPLLEPLRYKLVEIPGRLHHPMWLQNCTVDLDYHLRRVRVPAPGGRRDLDRVVGEVASTQLDRRHPLWEFYFAEGLADGRWALIGKVHHALADGVASANLLARLLDVDGVGQAAPAADEPCAPPSPVQLLRAAGRDHVRQFAEMPSTVRDVALGSWRLRRRARERGVQPDFAQLMRAPATFLNHVISPARTFASDTLPLANVKITAKHLNVTVNDLVLAMAAGALRTLSLRYDGAADEPIVASVPLSTDQSTDRVTGNEIGGLAVSLPVHISDPLQRLRLVAEATTIAKDSRELFDQELYGRLMGYVPPAVATRALKWVAEHDTSRRLMNIPVSNVAGPRNPGHFDGARVDEIYSVGPLPPGCGMNITVWSYIDQLNLSVITDDVTLADTSEATDALLEAYHEIRSAAGV, encoded by the coding sequence ATGAAGCGCCTGAACGGAATGGACGCGCTTCTGCTCTACAGCGAAACTCCGAACGTTCACAGCCACACGCTCAAGATCGCGATCCTCAGTACAGCGGACCCGGCTTCGGGCGCCGACTTCGAGGCGTTCCGGCGCAGCTTCCAACGACGCTTGCCGCTTCTGGAGCCGCTGCGCTACAAACTGGTGGAGATACCGGGGCGCCTCCATCATCCGATGTGGCTGCAGAACTGCACGGTCGACCTCGATTATCATCTGCGGCGGGTGAGGGTTCCGGCACCCGGCGGGAGGCGGGACCTCGACCGTGTCGTCGGCGAGGTCGCCAGTACGCAACTGGATCGGCGTCACCCGTTGTGGGAGTTCTACTTCGCGGAGGGCCTGGCTGACGGGCGGTGGGCGCTGATCGGCAAGGTGCACCATGCGCTCGCCGACGGCGTGGCATCAGCCAACCTGCTGGCGCGACTACTGGACGTGGACGGGGTGGGCCAGGCCGCGCCGGCAGCCGACGAACCGTGTGCGCCGCCGTCGCCTGTGCAACTACTGCGCGCCGCCGGTCGCGATCATGTGCGACAGTTCGCGGAGATGCCCTCGACGGTCCGCGACGTCGCTCTCGGCTCCTGGCGGCTGCGCCGGCGCGCACGCGAACGCGGCGTGCAGCCCGACTTCGCGCAGCTGATGCGCGCTCCGGCAACATTTCTGAACCACGTGATCTCGCCTGCGCGCACGTTCGCCAGCGACACGCTTCCGCTGGCGAACGTCAAGATCACCGCCAAGCACCTCAATGTCACGGTCAATGACCTCGTGCTGGCGATGGCGGCCGGAGCGCTGCGCACATTGTCGCTGCGCTACGACGGGGCCGCCGACGAACCCATCGTCGCCTCGGTTCCGCTCAGCACCGACCAGTCGACCGACCGAGTCACCGGTAACGAAATCGGTGGGCTGGCGGTGTCTCTCCCGGTGCACATCAGCGACCCGTTGCAGCGTCTCCGGTTGGTCGCCGAGGCGACCACGATCGCCAAGGACAGTCGGGAATTGTTCGACCAGGAGCTGTACGGGCGGCTGATGGGATACGTGCCCCCAGCCGTCGCCACTCGGGCCCTGAAGTGGGTGGCTGAACACGACACCTCCCGCCGCCTCATGAACATCCCGGTCTCGAATGTTGCGGGACCGCGCAACCCTGGTCACTTCGACGGAGCACGCGTCGATGAGATCTATTCGGTGGGTCCGTTGCCGCCCGGGTGCGGCATGAACATCACTGTATGGAGCTATATCGATCAGTTGAACCTTTCGGTGATCACCGACGATGTGACACTCGCAGACACCTCGGAGGCAACCGACGCTCTGCTCGAGGCGTACCACGAAATACGTTCCGCGGCCGGAGTCTGA
- a CDS encoding cytochrome P450 has product MSDLESVDYFTDMSLVPDPYDYYDQLRSQCPVHTATPYGVMAVTGHQEALAAYKDPAMSSCVAVAGPFPPLPFTPEGDDISAQIEQHRAVIPMAEHIVTMDAEAHQKTRGLLSKLITPKRLSENEDFMWRLVDRQLDKIVDRGSCEFMEEFAKPLALLVIADLLGVPTEDHQEFKQMMGAEPLGEVDGNSGETVAHNPLAWLDEKFTSYISDRRRHPRADVLTELAAATYPDGSTPEVDEVVKLATFLFAAGTDTTTKLVSTAMRMLGERPDIQESLRGDRSRIPAFLEECLRMESPVKSHFRLARTSTTIGDHRVPAGTILMMLPGASNRDPRKFENPHEFRYDRSNVREHVAFGRGPHSCPGSPLARAEGRIAINRILDRMADIRISEAMHGPPESRKYDYEPTFIMRGLTALHVEYDALPDD; this is encoded by the coding sequence GTGAGCGATCTGGAGTCAGTCGACTACTTCACCGACATGTCGCTGGTCCCCGACCCGTACGACTACTACGACCAGTTGCGTTCACAGTGCCCCGTTCACACCGCGACGCCGTATGGTGTGATGGCCGTTACGGGACACCAGGAGGCGCTTGCTGCGTATAAGGACCCGGCGATGTCGTCGTGCGTGGCCGTGGCGGGGCCATTCCCTCCACTGCCCTTCACACCGGAGGGTGATGACATCAGTGCCCAGATCGAACAGCACCGCGCCGTCATTCCGATGGCCGAACACATCGTGACGATGGACGCCGAGGCGCACCAGAAAACGCGGGGACTCCTCAGCAAGCTCATCACCCCCAAGCGACTCAGCGAGAACGAAGACTTCATGTGGCGGCTGGTCGATCGGCAACTCGACAAGATCGTCGACCGCGGATCATGCGAATTCATGGAGGAATTCGCCAAACCGCTTGCGTTGCTGGTGATCGCCGATCTGCTCGGTGTGCCGACCGAGGATCATCAAGAGTTCAAACAAATGATGGGAGCCGAGCCGCTCGGGGAGGTCGACGGTAACAGCGGCGAAACCGTCGCACACAATCCGCTTGCGTGGCTCGACGAGAAGTTCACGTCGTACATCAGCGATCGGCGGCGGCACCCACGTGCGGATGTCCTGACCGAACTCGCAGCAGCCACCTATCCCGACGGGTCGACGCCCGAGGTCGACGAGGTCGTCAAGCTCGCCACGTTCCTCTTCGCCGCCGGTACCGACACGACGACCAAGCTCGTCAGCACCGCGATGCGCATGCTGGGGGAGCGCCCGGATATCCAGGAGTCACTTCGAGGTGACCGCTCCCGAATTCCGGCCTTCCTCGAGGAGTGCCTGCGGATGGAAAGCCCCGTGAAGAGTCATTTCCGGTTGGCGCGGACGTCGACGACGATCGGTGACCACCGAGTTCCGGCAGGCACCATCCTCATGATGCTTCCCGGCGCGAGTAATCGCGATCCGCGCAAATTCGAGAACCCGCACGAATTCAGGTATGACCGCAGCAATGTGCGCGAACACGTGGCTTTCGGGCGAGGTCCGCACTCTTGCCCGGGATCACCATTGGCCCGTGCCGAGGGCCGTATCGCCATCAATCGGATCCTGGATCGGATGGCGGACATCCGCATCTCCGAGGCGATGCACGGACCACCCGAAAGCCGGAAGTACGACTACGAGCCGACGTTCATCATGCGCGGCCTCACGGCGCTTCATGTGGAGTACGACGCGCTGCCTGACGACTGA
- a CDS encoding cytochrome P450, producing the protein MEQLFDDLDDFGTFDDAISGDVRDPYTELARLRREEPVQRLETSGMLPHEESLPMFIVYRHEDVQQMLRDNETFSSRGVIDAFGPVLGEGVMLGMDEPIHGRLRSLVSKAFTQKALAKWEDDLVGPVGNSLIDKFAPTGKADLVKEFTFDYPSQIIAGLLGLPREDYPQFQRWSISLLSWIMNPERGLAASAALCDYFAPILQARRAEPKDDLISRLAAAEIDGAKLADEEIYSFLRLLLPAGVETTYRSLGSLLFALLSNPQQLNAIREDRSLLPQAIEEGVRWEPPLLTITRVATRDTELGGVQIPAGATVMPMLGSANRQEDRYPDPDTFDIFRQAKANLGWGHGVHVCLGMHLARLEMRTAVNLLLDRLPNLRMDPDGDDPHIRGQVFRSPTSLPVLFDPA; encoded by the coding sequence ATGGAACAGCTATTCGACGACCTCGACGACTTCGGGACCTTCGACGACGCGATATCCGGTGACGTTCGTGACCCCTACACGGAATTGGCGCGGCTACGGCGCGAAGAACCCGTACAGCGGCTGGAGACCTCCGGGATGCTGCCGCACGAGGAATCGCTGCCGATGTTCATCGTCTACCGCCACGAGGACGTCCAGCAGATGCTGCGCGACAACGAGACCTTCTCGTCGCGCGGCGTGATCGATGCGTTCGGTCCGGTGCTCGGCGAGGGCGTGATGCTCGGGATGGACGAGCCGATCCACGGCAGGCTGCGCTCGCTGGTGTCGAAGGCGTTCACCCAGAAGGCGTTGGCCAAGTGGGAGGACGACCTGGTCGGACCCGTGGGTAACTCCCTGATCGACAAGTTCGCTCCCACCGGCAAGGCCGATCTGGTGAAGGAGTTCACCTTCGACTATCCGAGCCAGATCATCGCCGGACTGCTGGGCCTGCCGCGGGAGGACTATCCCCAGTTCCAACGCTGGTCGATCTCATTACTGAGCTGGATCATGAACCCCGAACGCGGACTGGCCGCATCGGCCGCCTTGTGCGACTACTTCGCGCCTATCCTGCAAGCGCGCCGGGCGGAGCCCAAGGACGACTTGATCAGTCGGCTCGCTGCAGCGGAAATCGACGGGGCAAAACTCGCAGACGAGGAGATCTACTCGTTCCTACGGCTGTTGCTGCCCGCAGGTGTCGAGACGACGTATCGATCACTGGGCAGCCTTCTGTTCGCACTGTTGTCGAATCCCCAGCAGCTCAACGCTATTCGTGAGGACCGGTCGCTGTTGCCGCAGGCCATCGAGGAAGGTGTGCGGTGGGAACCGCCCCTGCTCACCATCACGCGCGTCGCGACAAGAGACACCGAACTCGGCGGGGTGCAGATTCCGGCCGGCGCGACGGTGATGCCCATGCTGGGTTCGGCCAACAGGCAAGAAGACCGCTACCCGGATCCCGACACGTTCGACATTTTTCGGCAGGCGAAGGCGAACCTCGGTTGGGGACACGGCGTCCATGTCTGTCTCGGCATGCACCTGGCCCGCCTCGAGATGCGTACCGCGGTCAACCTTCTGCTGGATCGCTTGCCGAACCTGCGGATGGACCCCGACGGTGACGACCCGCACATCCGCGGACAGGTGTTCCGGTCGCCGACGTCGTTGCCGGTGCTGTTCGATCCTGCGTGA
- a CDS encoding aldehyde dehydrogenase family protein, producing MADGQVTFESRMLIDGKLVDGEAGTFVNINPANGEVLGEVADASKGDILRAIDAARRAFDETDWSTNGELRKRCLLQLHEAIESEREELREELILEVGAPRAVTYGPQLDAPLKDGLKYPARLIDEFPWETDLGDKVVSVTGVNTRRKVWHEPVGVVGAIVPWNFPFEVTINKLGQALATGNTVVLKPAPNTPFNATRLGRLIAEKTDFPAGVVNVATASDHFVGEELTISPKVDMISFTGSTTVGKRIMEKGAATMKRLFLELGGKSATIVLDDADFNTACLIGIGPLMHAGQGCAAPTRMLLPRSRYDEGVAILKAIYENMKAADPQKPDTICGPVISGKQQSRILGYIRKGVDEGATLLVGSTEPPEEFDKGFWVSPTLFTDVDNAMTIAQEEIFGPVLAVIPYADTEDAIRIANDSVYGLAGNVMSGSLHRSLAVARRLRAGFIGLNGTAGYGADTPFGGYKDSGVGRQNGIEGFRQYTEVKSVAYPADQHLRKEQ from the coding sequence ATGGCTGACGGGCAGGTGACGTTCGAGTCGAGAATGTTGATCGACGGCAAGCTCGTCGACGGTGAGGCGGGCACGTTCGTCAACATCAACCCGGCGAACGGGGAGGTGCTCGGCGAGGTCGCCGACGCATCGAAGGGCGATATACTCCGGGCGATCGACGCTGCGCGCCGGGCGTTCGACGAGACGGACTGGTCGACCAACGGTGAACTACGCAAGCGCTGCCTGCTGCAGTTGCACGAGGCCATCGAGAGCGAGCGCGAGGAGCTGCGCGAGGAGCTCATCCTCGAGGTGGGCGCGCCGCGCGCGGTGACCTATGGACCGCAGCTGGACGCACCGCTCAAGGACGGGTTGAAGTACCCCGCCCGGCTGATCGATGAATTCCCTTGGGAAACCGACCTCGGCGACAAGGTCGTCTCTGTCACCGGCGTCAACACCCGGCGCAAGGTGTGGCACGAACCGGTTGGCGTTGTCGGCGCCATCGTGCCGTGGAACTTCCCGTTCGAGGTCACCATCAACAAACTCGGACAGGCCCTGGCGACGGGCAACACCGTGGTGCTCAAGCCGGCGCCGAACACTCCGTTCAACGCCACGCGGCTGGGGCGGCTGATCGCCGAGAAGACTGACTTCCCAGCCGGGGTCGTGAACGTCGCCACGGCCTCCGATCACTTCGTCGGCGAGGAACTCACGATCTCGCCGAAGGTCGACATGATCTCGTTCACCGGGTCAACCACGGTGGGCAAGAGGATCATGGAGAAGGGCGCCGCGACCATGAAGCGGCTCTTTCTCGAACTCGGCGGCAAGTCGGCGACGATCGTCCTCGACGATGCCGACTTCAACACCGCCTGCCTCATCGGCATCGGACCGCTCATGCATGCCGGCCAAGGTTGTGCCGCACCCACCCGGATGCTGTTGCCGCGGTCCAGGTATGACGAGGGCGTGGCGATACTGAAGGCGATCTACGAGAACATGAAGGCCGCCGATCCGCAGAAGCCGGACACGATCTGCGGTCCCGTCATCTCCGGAAAGCAGCAGTCCCGCATCCTCGGCTACATCCGGAAGGGTGTCGACGAGGGCGCGACCCTGCTGGTGGGCAGCACCGAGCCGCCCGAGGAATTCGACAAGGGGTTCTGGGTCAGCCCAACGCTTTTCACCGACGTCGACAACGCGATGACGATCGCCCAGGAGGAGATCTTCGGCCCGGTGCTGGCCGTGATCCCCTACGCGGACACCGAGGACGCGATCCGGATCGCCAACGACAGCGTGTACGGACTCGCCGGCAACGTGATGTCCGGTTCACTTCATCGTTCGCTTGCCGTCGCACGGCGGTTGCGCGCCGGCTTCATCGGGCTCAACGGGACGGCGGGCTACGGCGCGGACACCCCCTTCGGGGGATACAAGGACAGTGGCGTCGGACGCCAGAACGGCATCGAGGGGTTCCGCCAGTACACAGAAGTCAAGTCGGTCGCCTACCCGGCCGACCAACACTTGCGCAAGGAGCAGTGA
- a CDS encoding SDR family oxidoreductase has translation MGEPRSVIITGASRGLGFASAVRLYREGWRVIAAMRTPDRAMPLLRDATGAGADDQRLLGVQLDLADAASISAAAKVVEESVGAPYALVHNAGISAAGMVEETDMALWQNMFATHVMGPVALTKALLPSMRAAGEGRIVLVCSSAGVRGQPGTGPYSASKAAMERWGESLAGEISPFGLGVTVLVTGTYDTDIITDAGTTDDRDFNGPYARLHQTMDSRGRLAMKLARPPEKFTDGVAKALNDSAPFVRRGVGPDASMLLAANRMLPASGMHHMSRVVLGIPRQGAMRGGAYPLTITQKAMVFAAKVLPQPVLTRLTSLAMRRSAAAQEQEKSANDG, from the coding sequence ATGGGTGAGCCGCGCAGCGTCATCATCACGGGCGCATCGCGCGGGCTCGGCTTCGCTTCGGCCGTGCGTCTCTATCGCGAGGGCTGGCGTGTGATCGCAGCGATGCGCACGCCCGATCGGGCGATGCCGTTGCTGCGCGATGCGACGGGAGCAGGTGCGGACGACCAGAGACTGCTCGGTGTCCAGCTCGACCTGGCAGATGCCGCGTCGATCTCGGCTGCCGCCAAAGTGGTCGAGGAAAGCGTCGGGGCGCCATACGCCCTCGTGCACAACGCAGGCATCTCCGCCGCAGGCATGGTGGAGGAAACCGACATGGCGTTGTGGCAGAACATGTTCGCCACGCATGTAATGGGCCCCGTCGCGTTGACGAAGGCGTTGCTGCCGTCGATGCGCGCGGCAGGGGAGGGTCGCATTGTGTTGGTGTGCAGTTCGGCAGGGGTGCGCGGGCAGCCGGGGACCGGACCGTACTCGGCGAGCAAGGCCGCGATGGAACGCTGGGGGGAATCGCTGGCAGGCGAGATCTCCCCGTTCGGGCTCGGCGTGACCGTCTTGGTGACCGGTACCTACGACACCGACATCATCACCGATGCGGGCACCACCGACGACCGGGACTTCAACGGGCCCTACGCGCGCCTGCATCAGACGATGGACAGCCGCGGGCGGTTGGCGATGAAGCTCGCCAGGCCGCCGGAGAAGTTCACCGACGGCGTAGCCAAAGCGTTGAACGACAGCGCTCCGTTCGTACGTCGCGGTGTCGGACCCGATGCTTCGATGCTGTTGGCGGCCAACAGGATGCTGCCCGCGTCGGGCATGCATCACATGTCGCGGGTCGTTCTCGGCATTCCCCGGCAGGGCGCCATGCGGGGCGGAGCCTACCCACTGACGATCACCCAGAAGGCGATGGTGTTCGCCGCCAAAGTGCTTCCCCAGCCGGTCCTCACCCGGTTGACGTCGCTGGCGATGCGGCGGTCAGCCGCCGCGCAGGAACAAGAGAAGAGTGCAAACGATGGCTGA
- a CDS encoding spirocyclase AveC family protein — MTTKDPLVADEPTRPKPGRKHNWGGYIAFGALVAFLAFFALSSRRYLDPRIANPDVDGRPRPVDFIFGWEDWIYLHEVGTVIALIALIVIFIVGWKRHPGSPIMLMFLCTTLIVWQDPIMNWAPFAVYNPELLHWPESWPLVSLSPTVEPFLVFGYVMFYFAPYFPAVAILRRLQARKGPEAFVSRHPLWSLGLLTLVIGFIFDACLEIFLVRTGMYIYSQVIPFGSVFAGTTFQFPLIWESFAVCFVMVPAAILVYRDDTGKSVAEKLAAKARLVPSRPVLGTFLVMFAIINVSYFTYGAWFAAIKASGLATSVACPWPYPEAKVYDPQGYYEEAGARGPYSVGIWSTWMSGQPDGRPEVTPPPPGQGACAPENQNG, encoded by the coding sequence ATGACCACCAAGGATCCGCTGGTGGCGGACGAGCCGACTCGCCCGAAGCCCGGACGCAAACACAACTGGGGCGGGTACATCGCCTTCGGCGCCCTGGTGGCGTTCTTGGCCTTCTTCGCGCTGTCGTCACGCAGGTATCTCGATCCGCGTATCGCCAATCCCGACGTCGACGGCAGGCCGCGACCGGTCGATTTCATCTTCGGCTGGGAAGACTGGATCTATCTGCACGAGGTCGGCACCGTCATCGCGCTGATCGCCCTGATCGTCATCTTCATCGTCGGATGGAAACGGCACCCCGGTAGCCCGATCATGCTGATGTTCCTGTGCACCACCTTGATCGTGTGGCAGGACCCGATCATGAACTGGGCGCCGTTCGCGGTGTACAACCCCGAACTGCTGCACTGGCCCGAGTCCTGGCCGCTGGTGTCGTTGTCGCCGACGGTGGAGCCGTTCCTGGTCTTCGGGTACGTGATGTTCTACTTCGCGCCGTACTTTCCGGCCGTCGCAATCCTGCGCCGACTGCAGGCGCGCAAAGGCCCGGAGGCCTTCGTCTCGCGACATCCGCTGTGGAGTCTCGGGCTCCTGACACTGGTGATCGGGTTCATCTTCGATGCGTGCCTGGAGATCTTCCTGGTACGGACCGGAATGTACATCTACTCGCAGGTCATTCCGTTCGGATCGGTGTTCGCCGGTACGACCTTCCAGTTTCCGTTGATCTGGGAGTCGTTCGCGGTGTGCTTCGTCATGGTGCCCGCGGCGATCCTGGTCTACCGCGACGACACCGGGAAGTCGGTGGCCGAGAAGCTCGCCGCGAAGGCCAGGCTCGTCCCCAGCCGTCCGGTGCTCGGCACGTTCCTGGTGATGTTCGCCATCATCAACGTGTCCTACTTCACCTACGGCGCGTGGTTCGCGGCCATCAAGGCCAGCGGGTTGGCCACCTCGGTCGCCTGCCCATGGCCCTATCCGGAGGCCAAAGTTTATGACCCGCAGGGCTACTACGAAGAGGCGGGCGCCCGGGGCCCGTACTCGGTGGGCATCTGGTCGACCTGGATGAGCGGCCAGCCGGACGGACGACCCGAGGTGACGCCACCTCCGCCGGGTCAGGGCGCCTGCGCACCAGAGAACCAGAATGGGTGA
- a CDS encoding ABC transporter substrate-binding protein: MSYESTAEPIKVGYLMDFTLPPGFPDELMASFTQCFDLVFEEAHEQGLMDRPVQMIYREVEGLPKGSVKAVIDAYGELVEEGCLVVFGPHITDNCVPMREAIEERFKVPAISVTGTDDWLGEWTFAFPQGSMTDEPIFLVDLIAKRGLTEIGVLVEQNLIGESYLRNLRGAAVRKGVRIVAEAAIAQTAQDISDAVRTLHDAKAEAIVHLGFGFGIVFINPALEAVDWDPPRFTTTAFQNAWVNPIMWQAFLGWTGIDQYDEGNPIGQDFLDRYAAKYNGSRPEYCVSVVNRDVAATLVRAFSDAHPLSPRGVKEALERVKMLPAASGAPGTRISLGKWTRRAWMGAGYLVARTLDADGTTSHLVDRFGEDG, encoded by the coding sequence TTGTCCTACGAGAGCACCGCTGAGCCGATCAAGGTCGGGTATCTGATGGACTTCACACTGCCGCCCGGCTTTCCCGACGAACTGATGGCCTCGTTCACCCAGTGCTTCGACCTCGTCTTTGAAGAGGCCCACGAGCAGGGTCTGATGGATCGGCCGGTGCAGATGATCTACCGGGAGGTCGAGGGCCTGCCGAAGGGATCGGTCAAGGCCGTGATCGACGCATACGGCGAACTCGTCGAGGAGGGTTGCCTGGTGGTCTTCGGGCCGCACATCACCGACAACTGCGTCCCGATGCGCGAGGCGATCGAGGAGCGGTTCAAGGTGCCCGCGATCAGTGTCACCGGCACCGACGACTGGTTGGGCGAGTGGACATTCGCCTTCCCCCAGGGGTCGATGACCGACGAACCGATCTTTCTCGTCGATCTCATCGCCAAGCGCGGGTTGACCGAGATCGGCGTGCTGGTCGAGCAGAACCTCATCGGCGAGAGTTACCTGCGCAACCTTCGAGGTGCTGCCGTCCGCAAAGGCGTTCGCATCGTCGCGGAGGCGGCGATCGCCCAGACCGCGCAGGACATCAGCGACGCGGTGCGCACCCTGCACGACGCGAAGGCCGAGGCCATCGTGCACCTCGGGTTCGGGTTCGGGATCGTCTTCATCAATCCGGCACTGGAGGCCGTCGACTGGGATCCTCCGCGCTTCACCACCACGGCGTTCCAGAATGCGTGGGTCAATCCGATCATGTGGCAGGCGTTTCTGGGCTGGACCGGGATCGACCAGTACGACGAAGGCAATCCGATCGGCCAGGACTTCCTGGACCGCTACGCGGCGAAGTACAACGGCAGCCGACCCGAATACTGCGTGTCGGTGGTGAACCGCGACGTCGCCGCGACGCTGGTGCGGGCCTTCTCCGACGCCCATCCGCTCAGCCCCCGCGGAGTCAAGGAGGCGCTGGAGCGCGTCAAGATGCTGCCTGCGGCCTCGGGGGCACCGGGCACGCGGATCTCGTTGGGCAAGTGGACTCGCCGGGCCTGGATGGGTGCCGGATATCTGGTGGCGCGCACCCTCGACGCCGACGGCACCACGTCGCACCTGGTCGATCGCTTCGGAGAGGACGGCTGA